From Streptomyces durmitorensis, a single genomic window includes:
- a CDS encoding substrate-binding domain-containing protein produces the protein MPETSPFASRRGLLFGAAALSTGALITGCTSNEPKDSDGAASDDKSQQVADDKPGKQVTIGFAGPQADHGWLNAINDNAKERAKKYSDVTLESTEGSNDTAAQIGQVETLINKKVDVLVILPADGKALTQVGLKAMKAGIPVVNLDRVFASPQAYRCWIGGDNYGMGLSAGHYIGEKLKGKKNAKVVELAGLDNLELTKQRSKGFDDALKNYSNIEKVARQAAEFTVESGQQKMSQLLQAQKNFDALWNHDDDQGVGALRAIKQAGRDDFLMVGGAGALSAMQAIESDDSVLKATVLYPPSMAASAIDLARALGQSKGVSGMAEFEIPAFITLYSAVVDKENISKYMSTGFK, from the coding sequence ATGCCAGAGACATCCCCATTCGCGAGCCGCAGAGGACTGCTCTTCGGAGCCGCCGCCCTGTCGACCGGTGCCCTCATCACGGGGTGCACCAGCAACGAGCCCAAAGACTCCGACGGTGCTGCCTCGGACGACAAGAGCCAGCAGGTCGCCGACGACAAGCCCGGCAAGCAGGTCACCATCGGCTTCGCGGGTCCGCAGGCCGACCACGGCTGGCTCAACGCGATCAACGACAACGCCAAGGAGCGGGCGAAGAAGTACTCGGACGTCACGCTGGAGTCCACCGAGGGCTCGAACGACACCGCCGCCCAGATCGGCCAGGTCGAGACGCTGATCAACAAGAAGGTCGACGTCCTGGTGATCCTGCCGGCCGACGGCAAGGCGCTCACCCAGGTCGGCCTGAAGGCCATGAAGGCGGGCATCCCCGTCGTCAACCTCGACCGGGTCTTCGCGTCGCCGCAGGCCTACCGCTGCTGGATCGGCGGTGACAACTACGGCATGGGCCTGAGCGCCGGCCACTACATCGGCGAGAAGCTCAAGGGCAAGAAGAACGCCAAGGTCGTGGAGTTGGCGGGCCTGGACAACCTGGAGCTCACCAAGCAGCGCTCGAAGGGCTTCGACGACGCCCTGAAGAACTACTCGAACATCGAGAAGGTCGCCCGGCAGGCCGCCGAGTTCACCGTCGAGTCGGGACAGCAGAAGATGTCCCAGCTCCTCCAGGCGCAGAAGAACTTCGACGCGCTGTGGAATCACGACGACGACCAGGGCGTGGGCGCCCTGCGCGCCATCAAGCAGGCGGGCCGCGACGACTTCCTGATGGTCGGCGGCGCGGGCGCGCTCTCCGCCATGCAGGCCATCGAGTCCGACGACAGCGTGCTCAAGGCCACCGTGCTCTACCCGCCGTCGATGGCCGCCTCGGCGATCGACCTGGCCCGTGCGCTCGGCCAGAGCAAGGGTGTCAGCGGCATGGCCGAGTTCGAGATCCCGGCCTTCATCACGCTCTACTCGGCCGTGGTCGACAAGGAAAACATCAGCAAGTACATGTCCACCGGCTTCAAGTGA
- a CDS encoding OFA family MFS transporter: MRPPVAPPGWSRWLVPPAALSVHLSIGQAYAWSVFKPPLESALHLSGTQSALPFQLGIVMLGLSAAFGGTLVERNGPRWAMTVALVCFSSGFLIAALGAAISQYWLIVFGYGFVGGIGLGIGYISPVSTLIKWFPDRPGMATGIAIMGFGGGALIASPWSAQMLDSFGSDSDGIALAFLVHGLTYAVFMALGVLLVRVPRTEGARAPGAPGVLDGPQVSARAAVRTPQFWFLWIVLCMNVTAGIGILEKAAPMITDFFSDTSTPVSAAAAAGFVALLSAANMAGRIGWSSTSDLIGRKNVYRVYLGVGALMYLLIVLFGDSSKPLFIVCALVILSFYGGGFATIPAYLKDLFGTYQVGAIHGRLLTAWSTAGVLGPLIVNWVADRQEEAGKHGAGLYGLSLTIMIGLLVVGFVANEFVRPVHARHHIPAPREAAHDGTDQHAAK; this comes from the coding sequence ATGAGGCCCCCCGTCGCACCTCCGGGATGGAGCCGCTGGCTCGTACCGCCCGCCGCCCTGTCCGTCCACCTCTCCATCGGCCAGGCCTACGCCTGGAGCGTCTTCAAGCCCCCGCTGGAATCAGCGCTCCACCTCAGCGGCACGCAGAGCGCGCTCCCCTTCCAGCTCGGCATCGTGATGCTCGGCCTCTCGGCGGCCTTCGGCGGCACGCTCGTGGAGCGCAACGGACCGCGCTGGGCGATGACGGTCGCGCTCGTCTGCTTCTCGTCCGGCTTCCTGATCGCGGCACTCGGCGCCGCGATCAGCCAGTACTGGCTGATCGTCTTCGGGTACGGCTTCGTCGGCGGCATAGGCCTCGGCATCGGCTACATCTCGCCCGTGTCGACACTGATCAAGTGGTTCCCCGACCGGCCCGGCATGGCGACCGGCATCGCGATCATGGGATTCGGCGGCGGCGCGCTCATCGCGTCGCCCTGGTCGGCGCAGATGCTGGACTCCTTCGGCTCGGACTCCGACGGCATCGCGCTCGCCTTCCTCGTGCACGGCCTCACGTACGCCGTCTTCATGGCGCTCGGCGTGCTGCTCGTGCGGGTGCCGCGTACGGAAGGGGCGCGGGCGCCCGGTGCTCCCGGTGTGCTCGACGGGCCGCAGGTGTCCGCGCGGGCCGCCGTGCGCACGCCCCAGTTCTGGTTCCTGTGGATCGTGCTCTGCATGAACGTGACCGCGGGCATCGGGATCCTGGAGAAGGCGGCGCCGATGATCACCGACTTCTTCTCGGACACCTCGACGCCGGTCTCGGCGGCCGCCGCCGCGGGCTTCGTGGCCCTGCTCTCCGCCGCGAACATGGCCGGACGCATCGGCTGGTCGTCGACGTCCGACCTGATCGGCCGCAAGAACGTCTACCGCGTCTACCTGGGCGTCGGCGCGCTGATGTATCTGCTGATCGTCCTGTTCGGAGACAGCTCGAAACCGCTCTTCATCGTCTGCGCCCTGGTGATCCTCTCCTTCTACGGAGGCGGCTTCGCGACGATCCCCGCGTACCTGAAGGATCTCTTCGGCACCTACCAGGTCGGAGCGATCCACGGCCGGCTCCTCACCGCCTGGTCCACGGCCGGTGTCCTCGGGCCGCTGATCGTGAACTGGGTCGCCGACCGCCAGGAAGAGGCGGGCAAGCACGGGGCGGGGCTCTACGGCCTCTCCCTCACGATCATGATCGGACTCCTGGTCGTCGGCTTCGTGGCGAACGAATTCGTCCGGCCCGTCCACGCCCGCCACCACATCCCCGCCCCGAGGGAGGCCGCCCATGACGGCACCGACCAGCACGCCGCCAAGTAG
- a CDS encoding sugar phosphate isomerase/epimerase family protein: MPRDFTLFTGQWADLPLEEVCRLARDFGYDGLELACWGDHFEVDKALNDRSYLDSRRQLLDKYGLKCWAISNHLVGQAVCDAIIDERHQAILPARIWGDGDAEGVRQRAAREIEDTARAAAAFGVDTVVGFTGSAIWHLVAMFPPVPESMIERGYDDFAERWNPILDVFDVQGVRFAHEVHPSEIAYDYWTTHRALEAVGHRPAFGLNFDPSHFVWQDLDPVGFLYDFRDRIYHVDCKEARRRLDGRNGRLGSHLPWGDPRRGWDFVSAGHGDVPWEDVFRMLSSISYAGPISVEWEDAGMDRLQGAPEALKRLKAFDFEPPTASFDAAFGGN; encoded by the coding sequence ATGCCCCGCGACTTCACGCTCTTCACCGGCCAGTGGGCCGACCTGCCGCTTGAGGAGGTCTGCCGCCTCGCCCGCGACTTCGGCTACGACGGTCTCGAACTCGCCTGCTGGGGCGACCACTTCGAGGTCGACAAGGCGCTGAACGACCGTTCCTACCTGGACTCGCGCCGCCAGCTCCTCGACAAGTACGGCCTCAAGTGCTGGGCCATCTCCAACCACCTGGTCGGACAGGCCGTCTGTGACGCGATCATCGACGAGCGGCATCAGGCGATTCTGCCCGCCCGCATCTGGGGCGACGGCGACGCGGAGGGCGTACGGCAGCGGGCCGCCCGCGAGATCGAGGACACGGCACGCGCGGCGGCGGCCTTCGGTGTCGACACGGTCGTCGGCTTCACGGGCTCGGCGATCTGGCATCTGGTGGCGATGTTCCCGCCCGTGCCGGAGTCGATGATCGAGCGCGGCTACGACGACTTCGCCGAGCGCTGGAACCCGATCCTTGACGTCTTCGACGTACAGGGCGTGCGCTTCGCGCACGAGGTGCACCCCTCCGAGATCGCGTACGACTACTGGACGACGCACCGCGCCCTTGAGGCGGTCGGCCACCGCCCGGCCTTCGGCCTGAACTTCGACCCCTCGCACTTCGTGTGGCAGGACCTGGACCCGGTCGGCTTCCTCTACGACTTCCGGGACCGGATCTACCACGTCGACTGCAAGGAGGCCAGGCGCCGCCTCGACGGCCGCAACGGCCGCCTCGGCTCGCATCTCCCGTGGGGCGATCCGCGCCGCGGCTGGGACTTCGTGTCGGCGGGTCACGGCGACGTCCCCTGGGAGGACGTGTTCCGGATGCTGAGCTCGATCTCGTATGCGGGGCCGATCTCGGTGGAGTGGGAGGACGCGGGGATGGACCGCCTCCAGGGGGCTCCTGAGGCGCTCAAGCGCCTGAAGGCGTTCGACTTCGAGCCGCCGACGGCGTCGTTCGACGCGGCGTTCGGCGGGAACTGA
- a CDS encoding ABC transporter permease produces the protein MTQPASPPRPATSKSGPADGASPLRTLSARADLRTLSLLGVLAVLVLIGGITQPDSFLDTDNVQLILTQASVIGVVTVGMTFVIISGGIDLSVGAIVALASVWATTVATQEYGVAGILFTAVIVGMACGLVNGMLIAYGGMVPFIATLAMLASGRGLALEITDGKTQMVTVDGVLKLGERDSYILGIPPLVLVFAAVTAVGWLLLNRTTFGRRSVAVGGNAEAARLAGIDVRRQRLYLYLLSGLCCGIAAFMLIVLSGSGQNTNGNLYELDAIAAAIIGGTLLSGGRGTITGSVLGVLIFITIQNIFALNNLETAVQQIAKGAIIVAAVLVQRRTSSHT, from the coding sequence ATGACGCAGCCCGCATCGCCGCCACGGCCCGCCACATCGAAGAGTGGCCCCGCGGACGGCGCAAGCCCGTTGCGGACGCTCTCCGCACGTGCCGACCTGCGGACGCTGTCCCTGCTCGGTGTGCTCGCCGTCCTGGTCCTGATCGGCGGCATCACCCAGCCCGACTCGTTCCTCGACACCGACAACGTCCAGCTGATCCTGACCCAGGCGTCCGTCATCGGCGTCGTCACGGTCGGCATGACCTTCGTGATCATCTCCGGCGGCATCGACCTGTCCGTCGGCGCCATCGTCGCGCTCGCCTCGGTGTGGGCGACGACGGTCGCCACCCAGGAGTACGGCGTCGCGGGCATCCTGTTCACCGCGGTGATCGTCGGCATGGCCTGCGGCCTCGTCAACGGAATGCTCATCGCGTACGGCGGGATGGTGCCGTTCATCGCGACGCTCGCGATGCTCGCATCGGGCCGGGGTCTCGCACTTGAGATCACCGACGGCAAGACGCAAATGGTCACCGTGGACGGGGTGTTGAAGCTCGGCGAGCGCGACTCCTACATCCTCGGCATCCCGCCGCTCGTGCTCGTCTTCGCGGCCGTCACCGCCGTCGGCTGGCTGCTCCTGAACCGCACCACCTTCGGGCGGCGCTCGGTCGCGGTCGGCGGCAACGCGGAAGCGGCACGGCTCGCCGGCATCGACGTACGCAGGCAGCGGCTCTACCTCTACCTGCTCTCCGGGCTCTGCTGCGGCATCGCGGCCTTCATGCTGATCGTCCTGTCCGGGTCGGGCCAGAACACCAACGGCAACCTCTACGAGCTGGACGCCATCGCCGCCGCGATCATCGGCGGCACCCTGCTCAGCGGCGGCCGGGGCACCATCACCGGCTCCGTGCTCGGCGTACTGATCTTCATCACGATCCAGAACATCTTCGCGCTCAACAACCTGGAGACCGCCGTCCAGCAGATCGCCAAGGGGGCGATCATCGTCGCCGCGGTGCTCGTCCAGCGACGTACGTCCTCCCATACATGA
- a CDS encoding beta-ketoacyl-ACP synthase III, which produces MHGSRIAAVGHYQPAKILTNEDLAGMVDTSDEWIRSRVGIRTRHIAGPEEPVDELAAHAGAKAVAAAGLAPDAIDLVLVATSTAIDRSPNMAARVAARLGIPSPAAMDVNVVCAGFTHALATADHAVRAGAATRALVIGADKMSEVADWTDRTTCVLVGDGAGAAVVEACAPGDEPGIGPVLWGSVPEMGNAVRIEGTPPRFAQEGQSVYRWATTQLPPLARKACEKVGLTPADLAAVVLHQANLRIIEPLAERIGAVNAVVARDVVNSGNTSAGSIPLALSKLVERGEIVHGDPVLLFGFGGNLSYAGQVIRCP; this is translated from the coding sequence ATGCACGGCTCACGCATCGCCGCCGTCGGCCACTACCAGCCCGCCAAGATCCTCACCAACGAGGATCTGGCGGGCATGGTCGACACCAGCGACGAGTGGATCCGCTCCCGCGTGGGCATCCGCACCCGCCACATCGCGGGACCCGAGGAGCCGGTCGACGAGCTCGCCGCGCACGCCGGGGCCAAGGCCGTCGCCGCCGCGGGCCTCGCGCCCGACGCCATCGACCTGGTCCTGGTCGCCACCTCCACCGCGATCGACCGCTCGCCGAACATGGCGGCACGGGTGGCGGCGCGCCTCGGCATCCCCTCCCCGGCCGCCATGGACGTGAACGTGGTCTGCGCGGGCTTCACGCACGCACTCGCCACCGCCGACCACGCCGTGCGGGCCGGAGCCGCCACGCGTGCGCTCGTGATCGGCGCGGACAAGATGTCCGAGGTGGCCGACTGGACGGACCGCACCACGTGCGTCCTGGTCGGGGACGGCGCGGGTGCTGCCGTCGTCGAGGCGTGCGCTCCCGGCGACGAGCCCGGCATCGGTCCCGTGCTCTGGGGCTCGGTGCCCGAGATGGGCAACGCCGTCCGGATCGAGGGCACGCCTCCGCGGTTCGCGCAGGAGGGCCAGAGCGTCTACCGCTGGGCGACGACGCAGCTGCCGCCGCTCGCCCGCAAGGCCTGCGAGAAGGTCGGTCTCACGCCGGCGGATCTGGCGGCGGTCGTCCTGCACCAGGCCAACCTGCGCATCATCGAGCCCCTCGCGGAGCGGATCGGCGCGGTCAACGCGGTCGTCGCGCGCGATGTCGTGAACTCGGGCAACACCTCGGCGGGCAGCATCCCGCTCGCCCTGTCCAAGCTGGTGGAGCGCGGCGAGATCGTCCACGGCGATCCGGTGCTGCTCTTCGGCTTCGGTGGGAACCTGTCGTACGCGGGCCAGGTCATCCGCTGCCCCTAG
- a CDS encoding Gfo/Idh/MocA family protein, whose translation MRETEHEAETGKRPLGVGMVGYSFMGAAHSQGWRTVGRVFDLPLRPVLSAVCGRDGAAVRAAADRLGWAAAETDWRALVARDDVDIIDICTPGDSHAEIAIAALDAGKHVLCEKPLANTVEEAEAMAEAAERARARGQVAMVGFNYRRVPALALARQMIADGRLGTLRHVRLTYLQDWLVDPGFPLTWRLRKDRAGSGALGDLGAHIVDLAQFLAGEPVAGVSALTETFVRERPLLDGVSSGLTGEGSTATGQVTVDDAAVFTGRFPSGALASFEATRFAAGRKNALRLELNGSNGSLAFDLERLNELSFHDHTEPATSSGFRRILVTEPGHPYLEAWWPPGHGLGYEHTFVHQAHDLLHAIATGEQPEPSFAAGLSVQRVLAAVEESAAKNSVYTLVAATPVTV comes from the coding sequence ATGCGTGAGACGGAACACGAGGCTGAGACCGGTAAGCGGCCGTTGGGGGTGGGCATGGTCGGATACTCCTTCATGGGCGCCGCCCACTCCCAGGGCTGGCGCACCGTCGGACGCGTCTTCGATCTGCCGCTGCGGCCGGTCCTCTCGGCGGTCTGCGGACGCGACGGCGCCGCCGTGCGCGCCGCGGCGGACCGCCTTGGATGGGCCGCGGCGGAGACCGACTGGCGTGCACTCGTGGCCCGTGACGACGTCGACATCATCGACATCTGCACCCCCGGTGACAGCCACGCGGAGATCGCGATCGCCGCGCTCGACGCGGGCAAGCACGTGCTGTGCGAGAAGCCGCTCGCCAACACCGTCGAGGAGGCCGAGGCGATGGCCGAGGCAGCCGAACGGGCACGGGCGCGGGGGCAGGTGGCGATGGTCGGCTTCAACTACCGCCGCGTTCCCGCTCTCGCGCTCGCCCGGCAGATGATCGCCGACGGCCGGCTCGGCACGCTGCGGCACGTCCGCCTCACCTACCTCCAGGACTGGCTGGTCGACCCCGGCTTCCCGCTGACGTGGCGGCTGCGCAAGGACCGTGCGGGTTCGGGCGCGCTCGGCGACCTGGGGGCGCACATCGTGGACCTCGCGCAGTTCCTTGCGGGGGAGCCGGTGGCGGGCGTCTCGGCGCTGACCGAGACGTTCGTGCGGGAGCGGCCGCTGCTCGACGGGGTGTCGAGCGGGCTCACGGGGGAGGGGAGCACCGCGACCGGCCAGGTGACGGTGGACGACGCCGCGGTCTTCACCGGCCGCTTCCCGTCGGGCGCCCTCGCCTCGTTCGAGGCGACCCGTTTCGCCGCGGGCCGCAAGAACGCCCTGCGGCTCGAACTCAACGGCTCGAACGGCTCGTTGGCCTTCGACCTGGAGCGCCTGAACGAGCTCTCCTTCCACGACCACACGGAGCCCGCCACGTCATCGGGCTTCCGCCGCATCCTGGTGACCGAGCCGGGCCATCCGTATCTGGAGGCCTGGTGGCCGCCGGGTCACGGCCTCGGCTACGAGCACACGTTCGTGCACCAGGCCCACGACCTGCTGCACGCCATCGCCACCGGCGAGCAGCCCGAACCGTCCTTCGCCGCGGGCCTCTCGGTGCAGCGGGTGCTCGCCGCGGTGGAGGAGAGCGCGGCGAAGAACTCGGTCTACACCCTCGTAGCTGCCACCCCCGTCACGGTCTGA
- a CDS encoding sugar ABC transporter ATP-binding protein: MAPEPPLLTMSGITKSFPGVRALDGVDLQVQAGEVHCLLGQNGAGKSTLIKVLAGAHQPDGGEITWRGERTTLKSPIAAMRLGIATIYQELDLVEGLSVAENVHLGHEPTAAGFVVKGREAKVSTSALLKRLGHAEIDPGTLVGDLSAAHQQIVSMARALSHEVRLIVMDEPSAALDPDEVDNLFRIVGDLTADGVAVVYISHRLEEIRRIGDRVTVLKDGRAVAGGLPAKETPTREVVALMTGRNVEYVFPDRPVEPPTAEPVLKVAGLSRAGEFEPLDLELRPGEIVGLAGLVGSGRSEILETIYGARKATTGHVTLGGQVLKPGSVRAAVRAGVGLAPEERKAQALLMLESVTNNVSVSSMSRFSRGGWLDRGAERKAAQTATRELSLRPDNPSAPVRTLSGGNQQKAVLARWLLRGCRVLLLDEPTRGVDVGARAELYAVIRRLADDGLAVLLVSSEVPEVLGLADRVLVLREGRVVHTAPARDLDEHRVLDLVLEGSPAS; this comes from the coding sequence ATGGCACCAGAACCACCCCTGCTCACCATGTCCGGCATCACCAAGTCGTTCCCCGGCGTCCGCGCCCTCGACGGCGTCGACCTCCAGGTCCAGGCCGGCGAAGTGCACTGCCTCCTCGGCCAGAACGGCGCCGGGAAGTCCACGCTCATCAAGGTCCTCGCCGGGGCGCACCAGCCCGACGGCGGCGAGATCACCTGGCGCGGCGAGCGCACCACGCTCAAGTCGCCCATCGCCGCCATGCGCCTCGGCATCGCCACCATCTACCAGGAGCTCGACCTGGTGGAGGGCCTGTCCGTGGCCGAGAACGTCCACCTCGGACATGAGCCGACCGCGGCCGGTTTCGTCGTGAAGGGCCGCGAGGCGAAGGTCTCGACCTCCGCACTCCTCAAGCGACTTGGGCACGCCGAGATCGACCCAGGAACGCTCGTGGGTGACCTCTCCGCCGCCCATCAGCAGATCGTGTCGATGGCCCGCGCGCTCTCCCACGAAGTGCGCCTCATCGTCATGGACGAGCCGTCGGCCGCCCTCGACCCGGACGAGGTCGACAACCTCTTCCGCATCGTCGGCGATCTCACGGCGGACGGCGTCGCCGTCGTCTACATCTCCCACCGCCTCGAAGAGATCCGCCGCATCGGCGACCGCGTCACCGTCCTCAAGGACGGCCGGGCGGTCGCGGGCGGACTCCCCGCGAAGGAGACCCCGACCCGCGAGGTCGTCGCCCTGATGACGGGCCGCAACGTCGAGTACGTCTTCCCGGACCGACCCGTCGAACCACCCACCGCTGAACCGGTGTTGAAGGTGGCGGGCCTCTCCCGCGCCGGTGAGTTCGAACCCCTCGACCTCGAACTGCGCCCCGGCGAGATCGTCGGCCTTGCCGGACTCGTCGGCTCCGGGCGCTCCGAGATCCTGGAGACCATCTACGGCGCACGCAAGGCGACCACCGGCCACGTCACCCTCGGCGGCCAGGTGTTGAAGCCCGGCAGCGTGCGGGCCGCCGTGCGCGCCGGAGTCGGTCTGGCCCCCGAGGAGCGCAAGGCGCAGGCCCTGCTGATGCTGGAGTCCGTCACCAACAACGTGTCGGTCTCCTCCATGTCCCGCTTCTCGCGCGGCGGTTGGCTCGACCGGGGCGCCGAGCGGAAGGCCGCGCAGACCGCGACCCGCGAGCTCTCCCTGCGCCCCGACAATCCCTCGGCGCCCGTGCGCACGCTCTCCGGCGGCAATCAGCAAAAGGCCGTCCTGGCCCGCTGGCTGCTCCGCGGCTGCCGCGTCCTGCTGCTCGACGAGCCGACCCGCGGCGTGGACGTCGGCGCCCGCGCCGAGCTGTACGCCGTGATCCGCCGGCTCGCCGACGACGGCCTCGCCGTCCTCCTCGTCTCCAGTGAAGTGCCCGAAGTCCTCGGCCTCGCCGACCGTGTCCTGGTCCTGCGCGAGGGGCGCGTCGTCCATACGGCGCCCGCCCGTGACCTCGACGAACACCGCGTACTCGACCTCGTACTCGAAGGGAGCCCGGCGTCATGA
- a CDS encoding GntR family transcriptional regulator, with the protein MLSTGLPQGAVPKLERPGPLRERVYEALLELITTRALQPGQHLVESELAGHLGVSRQPVREALQRLNTEGWVDLRPAQGAFVHEPTEEEADQLLTVRTLLEAEAARLAAANTGTAGITALEELCAKGEQAVADGEVDLVVATNAAFHAKVMELAGNVVLAELAGQVDRRVRWYYTPVARQRGKQSWIEHRRLIAAIAERDERGATEIMRAHTEHTRETYHRRERDA; encoded by the coding sequence ATGTTGTCCACAGGACTGCCGCAGGGGGCGGTGCCCAAGCTGGAACGCCCCGGTCCGCTCCGGGAGCGGGTCTACGAGGCACTGCTCGAACTCATCACGACCCGTGCGCTCCAGCCGGGCCAGCACCTGGTGGAGAGCGAACTGGCCGGGCATCTGGGGGTGTCACGACAGCCGGTGCGCGAGGCGCTCCAGCGGCTCAACACCGAAGGGTGGGTCGATCTGCGTCCCGCGCAGGGCGCGTTCGTGCACGAGCCCACCGAGGAGGAGGCGGACCAGCTGCTCACGGTCCGTACGCTCCTGGAGGCGGAGGCCGCCCGGCTCGCCGCGGCCAACACGGGCACGGCGGGGATCACCGCCCTGGAAGAGCTGTGCGCCAAGGGGGAGCAGGCCGTCGCGGACGGCGAGGTGGATCTGGTGGTGGCCACGAACGCGGCCTTCCACGCCAAGGTGATGGAGCTGGCGGGCAATGTCGTCCTCGCCGAACTCGCCGGGCAGGTCGACCGCCGGGTGCGCTGGTACTACACGCCGGTGGCCCGCCAGCGCGGCAAGCAGTCCTGGATCGAGCACCGCCGGCTGATCGCGGCGATCGCCGAGCGCGACGAGCGCGGGGCGACGGAGATCATGCGCGCGCACACGGAGCACACGCGGGAGACGTACCACCGCCGAGAGCGCGACGCCTGA
- a CDS encoding ROK family transcriptional regulator, which yields MTARPANAHQARLLRLLRDGGPNSRAQLGDQVDLSRSKLAVEVDRLLETGLVVADGLAASRGGRRSHNIRLAPALRFLGVDIGATSVDVAVTNAELEVLGHINQPMDVREGPVAVFEQVLAMAAKLKASGLAEGFDGAGIGVPGPVRFPEGVPVAPPIMPGWDGFPVREAISQDLGCPVMVDNDVNLMAMGEQHAGVARSVGDFLCVKIGTGIGCGIVVGGEVYRGVTGSAGDIGHIQVEPDGRPCACGNKGCLEAYFSGAALARDAEDAVGQGLSQELATRLEAAGKLSAVDVSAAAAAGDATALDLIRAGGNRTGQVIAGLVSFFNPGLVVIGGGVTGLGHTLLAAIRTQVYRQSLPLATGNLPIVLGELGPTAGVIGGARLISDHLFSPA from the coding sequence ATGACGGCTCGACCCGCCAATGCGCACCAGGCGCGACTGCTGCGGCTGCTGCGAGACGGAGGGCCCAACTCCCGTGCCCAGCTGGGCGATCAGGTCGACCTCTCGCGGTCGAAGCTGGCCGTCGAGGTGGACCGGCTCCTGGAGACCGGACTCGTGGTCGCCGACGGACTCGCCGCCTCGCGCGGCGGCCGCCGCTCCCACAACATCCGCCTGGCCCCCGCCCTCCGCTTCCTCGGTGTGGACATCGGCGCGACCTCGGTCGACGTAGCGGTGACCAATGCCGAGCTGGAGGTCCTCGGCCACATCAACCAGCCCATGGACGTACGCGAAGGCCCCGTCGCGGTCTTCGAGCAAGTCCTCGCCATGGCAGCCAAGTTGAAGGCCTCCGGACTCGCGGAAGGGTTCGACGGCGCCGGGATCGGCGTCCCGGGCCCCGTCCGCTTCCCCGAAGGCGTCCCGGTCGCCCCGCCGATCATGCCGGGGTGGGACGGCTTCCCCGTGCGGGAGGCCATCAGCCAGGATCTGGGCTGCCCCGTCATGGTCGACAACGACGTGAACCTGATGGCGATGGGGGAGCAGCACGCGGGCGTCGCACGCTCCGTGGGCGACTTCCTCTGCGTCAAGATCGGTACGGGCATCGGCTGCGGGATCGTCGTCGGCGGTGAGGTCTACCGAGGGGTGACCGGCAGCGCGGGCGACATCGGCCACATTCAGGTCGAACCGGACGGACGGCCCTGCGCCTGCGGCAACAAGGGCTGCCTGGAGGCGTACTTCAGCGGCGCGGCACTGGCCCGCGACGCGGAGGACGCCGTCGGTCAGGGGCTCTCCCAGGAGCTCGCGACCCGTCTGGAAGCCGCCGGGAAGCTCAGCGCCGTCGATGTCTCCGCGGCAGCCGCCGCCGGTGACGCCACCGCACTCGACCTCATCCGCGCGGGCGGCAACCGCACAGGACAGGTCATCGCGGGCCTCGTCAGCTTCTTCAATCCGGGCCTCGTGGTGATCGGCGGCGGTGTGACGGGCCTCGGCCACACGCTGCTCGCCGCCATCCGCACCCAGGTCTACCGCCAGTCGCTGCCCCTGGCGACGGGCAACCTCCCCATCGTCCTGGGCGAGTTGGGGCCCACCGCCGGAGTCATCGGCGGCGCCCGGCTCATCAGCGACCACCTGTTCTCACCGGCCTGA
- a CDS encoding MFS transporter small subunit, translated as MTAPTSTPPSSPPRRRALIVGAWLWVGLPLAYGLYELVHKATQLFTG; from the coding sequence ATGACGGCACCGACCAGCACGCCGCCAAGTAGCCCGCCGCGCCGTCGCGCCCTGATCGTCGGCGCGTGGCTCTGGGTGGGGCTTCCGCTCGCATATGGGCTGTATGAACTCGTACACAAGGCCACTCAGCTCTTCACCGGGTGA